Proteins from a genomic interval of Brachybacterium vulturis:
- a CDS encoding carboxylate--amine ligase, whose product MPDTPAPSFADAPTPGVDLVLLGGDIGIYALARAFHEKYRTIATVVTRKVAGPVADSSILRTVELGMDATEDEMVRALVKVGADKASRPGGTRPILLANADFLVALLAAHRELLGTYFHLPLLADEVLHAVADKASFSEVCTEIDVPTPRTVVLDFAAGTAPEVPELELGWPLVAKASRSSAYNDVSFPGKRKVFEIADRPQLLDLVQRLTTAGYRDRFVLQEMIPGDDTAMLSVTAYVDTRGEVTLLGGAQVLLEEHTPGALGNPAAMFTTDLPEVFAQSVRFLEHTGYRGYANFDVKIDPRDGVAKFFEVNPRIGRNNYYMTAAGANVAEPVVADLVENRALPRMLTHREVLYSIVPWALLRRYLLDADLRARVRAIGRQRTVHPLAYSVEGVKRRAYVLAAQANQVKKFLQHYPRPSADGF is encoded by the coding sequence ATGCCCGATACCCCCGCCCCCTCCTTCGCCGACGCCCCCACCCCGGGGGTGGACCTGGTGCTGCTCGGCGGGGACATCGGGATCTACGCCCTCGCCCGCGCCTTCCACGAGAAGTACCGGACCATCGCCACGGTGGTCACCCGCAAGGTCGCCGGTCCCGTCGCCGATTCCTCGATCCTGCGCACGGTCGAGCTGGGCATGGACGCCACCGAGGACGAGATGGTGCGGGCGCTGGTGAAGGTCGGGGCGGACAAGGCCTCCCGGCCCGGCGGCACCCGTCCGATCCTGCTGGCCAACGCCGACTTCCTGGTGGCGCTGCTGGCCGCGCACCGGGAGCTGCTCGGCACCTACTTCCATCTGCCGCTGCTGGCCGACGAGGTGCTGCATGCGGTCGCCGACAAGGCGAGCTTCTCCGAGGTGTGCACGGAGATCGACGTGCCCACCCCGCGCACCGTCGTGCTGGACTTCGCCGCCGGCACCGCCCCCGAGGTGCCGGAGCTGGAGCTGGGCTGGCCGCTGGTGGCGAAGGCGTCCCGCTCCTCGGCGTACAACGACGTCTCCTTCCCCGGCAAGCGCAAGGTCTTCGAGATCGCGGACCGCCCGCAGCTGCTGGACCTGGTGCAGCGGCTGACCACGGCCGGATACCGGGACCGCTTCGTGCTCCAGGAGATGATCCCCGGCGACGACACGGCGATGCTGTCGGTGACCGCCTACGTCGACACCCGCGGCGAGGTGACGCTGCTGGGCGGCGCGCAGGTGCTGCTCGAGGAGCACACCCCCGGCGCGCTCGGGAACCCGGCCGCGATGTTCACCACCGATCTCCCCGAGGTCTTCGCGCAGTCGGTGCGCTTCCTCGAGCACACCGGCTACCGCGGGTACGCGAACTTCGATGTGAAGATCGACCCGCGCGACGGGGTGGCGAAGTTCTTCGAGGTCAACCCGCGCATCGGCCGCAACAACTACTACATGACCGCGGCCGGGGCGAACGTCGCAGAGCCCGTGGTCGCCGATCTCGTCGAGAATCGCGCGCTGCCGCGTATGCTCACGCACCGCGAGGTCCTGTACTCGATCGTGCCCTGGGCGCTGCTGCGCCGGTACCTCCTCGATGCCGACCTGCGGGCGCGCGTGCGGGCGATCGGAAGGCAGCGCACGGTGCACCCGCTGGCCTACTCCGTCGAGGGCGTGAAGCGCCGCGCGTACGTGCTCGCGGCCCAGGCCAATCAGGTCAAGAAGTTCCTCCAGCACTACCCGCGTCCGTCGGCCGACGGGTTCTGA
- a CDS encoding ABC transporter permease subunit, which translates to MTSTHAPAHRTRSTSVPAVVTRIAVLGITLAVTVFIAPVLISQQSWMWLAVLVLAAIAIFALYSTKRFVPGKYLFPGTFFLSVFLILPIVLTIGYSFTNYGDGTRGTKEQAIGSIVASSVQQSADSPRYTMTVATSGSPTEGPFELYLVNPDDGTVYHGDAETPLEEVDSGAVTVADGRVTEVEGLTVLDAGQVNTIYNELMELAVPVDDSSAVRPLGVNQAFVGTTVLQYDEATDTITDTSTGEEYTVGEVGDSQYFVDSSGERAFSQGWLQSVGLSNYERLFTNATVAGQFFSAFVWTLVFAGGSVLLTFALGFALAVILNDQRLKGRRFYRSVLIMPYAIPGFISLLVWSNFYNRDFGLINEMLGLDLDWFGDPSLAKVAVLLTNLWMGFPYMFIVSTGALQAIPDELTEAARMDGASPLQATRKIVLPLLLVAVAPLLVSSFAFNFNNFNAIELLTEGGPFPDGSGRGATDILISMVYRIAFGGSGADFGFASAVSVCLFVLTGVLAAIQFRFTNVLEDIN; encoded by the coding sequence ATGACCTCGACGCATGCCCCCGCGCACCGGACCCGGTCCACCTCGGTCCCGGCCGTGGTCACCCGCATCGCGGTGCTCGGCATCACCCTCGCGGTGACGGTCTTCATCGCACCGGTGCTGATCTCCCAGCAGTCCTGGATGTGGCTGGCGGTGCTGGTGCTCGCCGCCATCGCCATCTTCGCCCTGTACTCCACGAAGCGCTTCGTGCCAGGCAAGTACCTCTTCCCGGGCACCTTCTTCCTCTCCGTGTTCCTGATCCTCCCGATCGTGCTGACGATCGGGTACTCGTTCACGAACTACGGCGACGGCACCCGCGGGACCAAGGAGCAGGCGATCGGCTCGATCGTCGCCAGCTCCGTCCAGCAGTCGGCCGACTCGCCGCGGTACACGATGACGGTGGCGACCTCCGGCTCCCCCACCGAGGGACCGTTCGAGCTCTACCTGGTGAATCCCGACGACGGCACCGTCTACCACGGTGATGCCGAGACGCCGCTCGAAGAGGTCGACTCCGGAGCGGTCACCGTGGCCGACGGCCGGGTCACCGAGGTCGAGGGCCTCACCGTGCTCGACGCCGGCCAGGTGAACACGATCTACAACGAGCTGATGGAGCTCGCGGTCCCGGTCGACGACTCCTCGGCCGTCCGCCCCCTCGGCGTGAACCAGGCCTTCGTGGGCACCACCGTGCTGCAGTACGACGAGGCGACCGACACCATCACGGACACCTCGACCGGCGAGGAGTACACCGTCGGGGAGGTCGGGGACTCCCAGTACTTCGTGGACTCCTCGGGCGAGCGGGCGTTCTCCCAGGGCTGGCTGCAGAGCGTGGGCCTGTCCAACTACGAGCGGCTGTTCACCAACGCCACGGTCGCCGGGCAGTTCTTCTCGGCCTTCGTGTGGACCCTGGTGTTCGCGGGCGGCTCGGTGCTGCTGACCTTCGCACTGGGCTTCGCCCTCGCCGTGATCCTCAACGATCAGCGGCTGAAGGGCCGCCGGTTCTACCGGTCGGTGCTGATCATGCCGTACGCGATCCCCGGCTTCATCTCGCTGCTGGTGTGGTCGAACTTCTACAACCGCGACTTCGGCCTGATCAACGAGATGCTCGGCCTGGACCTGGACTGGTTCGGGGATCCGAGCCTCGCGAAGGTCGCGGTGCTGCTGACGAACCTGTGGATGGGCTTCCCCTACATGTTCATCGTCTCCACCGGCGCGCTGCAGGCGATCCCGGACGAGCTGACGGAGGCCGCCAGGATGGACGGCGCCTCGCCCCTGCAGGCCACCAGGAAGATCGTGCTGCCGCTGCTGCTGGTGGCCGTGGCCCCGCTGCTGGTCTCGTCCTTCGCCTTCAACTTCAACAACTTCAACGCGATCGAGCTGCTCACCGAGGGCGGTCCGTTCCCCGACGGCTCCGGCCGCGGCGCCACGGACATCCTGATCTCGATGGTCTACCGCATCGCCTTCGGCGGCTCCGGAGCCGACTTCGGCTTCGCCTCCGCGGTCTCGGTGTGCCTGTTCGTCCTCACCGGCGTCCTGGCCGCCATCCAGTTCCGATTCACCAACGTCCTCGAAGACATCAACTGA
- a CDS encoding carboxylate--amine ligase produces MRPPSSPVDPGFDVVVLGAGLNSLNLTIAFHRQYGMRCTTVMRVPVAMNQHTVTSDQLVLGADATDEQMRDALLELAAARPAGRPALLLTNADSLIEFIDRFRGELEEHYLLAQVDGALLSRLADKAEFAEICDGLGIGTVPTVIVDFARAEEAGWNGEQELPWTFPVVGKAANTAEYHHVDFPGKRKVFFLESREEHLDLVRRLRAAGFTGRFLFQELIPGDDTAQRSITAYRSARGKVTLLCAAQVLLGEHTPEALGRPAAMVTGDFPSLTAAAERFLDAVDYVGFANFDVKIDPRTGAECFFEINPRIGRNNYYVTAAGESVARHVVADRIHDRDLGRVVVTREILYSILPVALVLRYLRDPALRGHIRRVARTGLRNPFRYRPEGLWMRAYSVVSGLNFVRKYRAVYPRPTDTGF; encoded by the coding sequence ATGCGCCCGCCCTCCTCACCGGTCGACCCCGGGTTCGACGTCGTCGTCCTCGGGGCCGGACTGAACTCGCTGAACCTCACCATCGCCTTCCACCGCCAGTACGGCATGCGATGCACCACGGTGATGCGGGTCCCCGTCGCGATGAACCAGCACACGGTCACCAGTGACCAGCTGGTCCTCGGCGCCGACGCCACCGACGAGCAGATGCGCGACGCGCTGCTGGAGCTGGCCGCCGCACGTCCTGCCGGACGCCCGGCCCTGCTGCTGACCAACGCCGACTCCCTGATCGAGTTCATCGACCGCTTCCGCGGCGAGCTCGAGGAGCACTATCTGCTCGCCCAGGTGGACGGCGCGCTGCTGTCCCGCCTGGCCGACAAGGCGGAGTTCGCCGAGATCTGCGACGGGCTCGGCATCGGCACGGTGCCCACCGTGATCGTCGACTTCGCCCGCGCGGAGGAGGCGGGCTGGAACGGGGAGCAGGAGCTGCCCTGGACCTTCCCGGTGGTCGGCAAGGCCGCGAACACCGCCGAGTACCACCACGTCGACTTCCCCGGCAAACGCAAGGTCTTCTTCCTCGAGAGCCGCGAGGAGCATCTCGACCTGGTCCGCCGACTGCGCGCAGCCGGGTTCACCGGACGCTTCCTGTTCCAGGAGCTGATCCCGGGGGACGACACCGCGCAGCGCTCCATCACCGCCTACCGCTCCGCGCGCGGGAAGGTCACGCTGCTGTGCGCCGCCCAGGTGCTGCTGGGCGAGCACACCCCCGAGGCGCTGGGGCGCCCTGCCGCCATGGTCACCGGCGACTTCCCGAGCCTCACCGCGGCCGCCGAGCGCTTCCTGGACGCCGTGGACTACGTCGGCTTCGCGAACTTCGACGTGAAGATCGATCCGCGCACCGGCGCTGAGTGCTTCTTCGAGATCAATCCCCGCATCGGCCGCAACAACTACTACGTCACCGCGGCCGGGGAGAGCGTGGCGCGCCACGTGGTCGCCGACCGCATCCACGACCGGGACCTCGGCCGGGTGGTCGTCACCCGCGAGATCCTCTACTCGATCCTCCCGGTGGCGCTGGTGCTGCGCTACCTGCGCGATCCCGCCCTGCGCGGGCACATCCGCCGCGTGGCGCGCACCGGGCTGCGCAATCCCTTCCGGTACCGTCCGGAGGGCCTGTGGATGCGTGCCTACTCCGTCGTCTCGGGCCTGAACTTCGTGCGCAAGTACCGCGCCGTCTATCCCCGACCCACCGACACCGGATTCTGA
- a CDS encoding YbhB/YbcL family Raf kinase inhibitor-like protein, whose protein sequence is MPAQDSFAIRSNATPDGTVVAPQQLVESLGGENLSPDLSWSDAPEGTRSFAVTCFDPDAPTGSGYWHWVAWDIPATTTSLPLGVARDDPSLTQAVNDVGNPGYDGPEPPPGGPHRYQFSVHALPMRTLGVTADTPHVTARFAIFSQQLASATFTARYQVSG, encoded by the coding sequence ATGCCTGCTCAGGATTCCTTCGCCATCCGTTCGAACGCCACTCCCGACGGCACCGTGGTCGCTCCCCAGCAGCTGGTGGAGTCGCTCGGCGGGGAGAACCTCTCCCCCGACCTCAGCTGGTCGGATGCTCCGGAGGGCACCCGCTCCTTCGCCGTGACCTGCTTCGACCCCGACGCCCCCACCGGCTCCGGGTACTGGCACTGGGTGGCCTGGGACATCCCTGCCACGACCACCTCGCTGCCCCTCGGGGTGGCCCGGGACGACCCCTCGCTGACCCAGGCGGTGAACGACGTCGGCAACCCCGGCTACGACGGGCCCGAGCCGCCGCCCGGCGGCCCGCACCGCTACCAGTTCTCGGTGCACGCCCTGCCGATGCGGACGCTCGGGGTCACCGCGGACACCCCGCACGTCACGGCCCGCTTCGCGATCTTCTCCCAGCAGCTCGCCTCGGCGACGTTCACGGCCCGCTACCAGGTGTCGGGGTGA
- a CDS encoding glycosyltransferase family 4 protein has product MRPDPSATGSGRPLRVLLTTDWWEPVVNGVVASVQTLRRELLALGCDVRVLTLSQGIRTRNEDGVYRLGSVSASMVYDRARIGMPSGRRALRDILRWSPDVVHSQAEFSTFVWARRIARTLAVPLVHTYHTIYEDYTHYYSPSRTMGRKVVESFSRRVLSRTDAVIVPTTKVARLLAGYGVHRPLHVIPTGLDLDRFRPAGSEEEHADARALRAALGIGPRQRVLLSVSRLAKEKNLDEVLELISVADRADTVLVLVGEGPYRAELEARAQALGIADRVRFTGVVAPADIPRWYRMGDVFVGASLSETQGLTFIEAMASGLPLLCRRDPSLASVVVEGVTGWQFEGPAQFTARLNALLDDPRGRTQMAHAALEHARATCGAQEFGRSVLGVYQQARERRAPLLLGREAVPA; this is encoded by the coding sequence ATGCGCCCCGACCCGTCGGCGACCGGCTCCGGGCGCCCGTTGCGGGTGCTGCTGACGACCGACTGGTGGGAGCCCGTCGTCAACGGTGTGGTCGCCTCGGTCCAGACGCTGCGGCGAGAGCTCCTCGCCCTGGGCTGCGACGTCCGGGTGCTGACCCTCTCGCAGGGGATCCGCACCCGGAACGAGGACGGGGTCTACCGCCTCGGCTCAGTCTCCGCGTCGATGGTCTACGACCGCGCCCGCATCGGCATGCCCTCCGGTCGCCGCGCCCTGCGCGACATCCTGCGGTGGAGCCCCGATGTCGTCCACTCCCAGGCCGAGTTCTCCACCTTCGTGTGGGCCCGTCGCATCGCCCGCACCCTCGCGGTGCCGCTGGTGCACACCTACCACACCATCTACGAGGACTACACGCACTACTACTCCCCCAGCCGCACCATGGGCCGCAAGGTCGTGGAGTCCTTCTCCCGCCGGGTGCTCTCGAGGACCGATGCCGTGATCGTGCCGACCACCAAGGTGGCCCGGCTCCTGGCCGGCTACGGGGTGCACCGCCCGCTGCACGTCATCCCCACCGGGCTGGACCTGGACCGGTTCCGGCCGGCTGGCAGCGAGGAGGAGCACGCCGATGCCCGCGCGCTGCGCGCCGCGCTCGGCATCGGTCCCCGCCAGCGGGTGCTGCTGTCCGTCTCGCGCCTGGCCAAGGAGAAGAATCTCGACGAGGTCCTGGAGCTGATCTCCGTCGCGGACCGCGCGGACACCGTGCTGGTCCTGGTCGGCGAGGGACCGTACCGGGCCGAGCTCGAGGCTCGTGCGCAGGCGCTCGGCATCGCGGACCGGGTCCGCTTCACCGGGGTCGTCGCCCCGGCCGACATCCCGCGCTGGTACCGCATGGGGGACGTGTTCGTCGGCGCGTCCCTGAGCGAGACCCAGGGGCTGACCTTCATCGAGGCGATGGCCAGCGGTCTGCCGCTGCTGTGCCGTCGCGACCCCTCGCTCGCGAGCGTCGTGGTCGAAGGCGTCACCGGCTGGCAGTTCGAGGGTCCCGCGCAGTTCACGGCCCGGCTGAACGCGCTGCTCGACGATCCGCGCGGTCGCACGCAGATGGCGCACGCGGCCCTCGAGCACGCCCGGGCCACCTGCGGCGCGCAGGAGTTCGGCCGCAGCGTGCTCGGCGTCTACCAGCAGGCGCGTGAGCGGCGGGCGCCGCTGCTCCTCGGGCGCGAAGCGGTGCCTGCGTGA
- a CDS encoding glycoside hydrolase family 13 protein, translating into MTTSPLTAPLAAPRPSEQESTPEKQWWRDAVVYQVYPRSFADSNGDGMGDLPGVTERLPYLRDLGVDAIWLSPFYTSPQKDGGYDVADYIDVDPRFGSLSDADEMIGRAHELGLRVIVDIVPNHSSDQHVLFQEALAAGPGSPERDMYVFAEGKGEDGELPPNNWTSIFHGPAWTRITEADGTPGQWYLHIFDTSQPDWNWENPRVHELFRDVLRFWLDRGADGFRVDVAHGMVKPEGLPDATVNAEGLIDIPEGEVPVYFDNDGVLDIYREWRPILDSYEGDRMLVLEAWIPEQRLPLYIGDDKAHQSFNFGFLQARWGVQTMRAAIEKPLALADAVGSPTTWVLSNHDVIRHASRYGFAPDHAFGEGLARDEVPDAELGLHRARAATLLMLSLPGAAYLYQGEELGLPEVRDIPDELREDPAHLRAGVPGRDGSRVPLPWVRDAPALGFSSTGRSWLPQPEVFGELAVDAQEGVAGSTLEMYRTALHLRRELGLGRPDGGVTFLRDLPGGVLGVSRGEVTVLVNTTDAAVVLPPGPLAAAEVLVASAPLEPGTLPADTAVWLRTE; encoded by the coding sequence ATGACCACGTCGCCCCTCACCGCTCCCCTCGCCGCTCCGCGGCCCTCCGAGCAGGAGAGCACCCCCGAGAAGCAGTGGTGGCGCGATGCCGTCGTCTACCAGGTCTATCCCCGCTCCTTCGCCGACTCGAACGGCGACGGCATGGGAGATCTGCCCGGCGTCACCGAGCGTCTGCCCTACCTGCGCGATCTCGGCGTCGACGCGATCTGGCTCTCGCCGTTCTACACCTCTCCGCAGAAGGACGGCGGCTACGACGTGGCCGACTACATCGACGTCGACCCCCGCTTCGGTTCCCTCTCCGACGCCGACGAGATGATCGGCCGCGCCCACGAGCTGGGGTTGAGGGTCATCGTCGACATCGTCCCCAACCACTCCTCCGATCAGCACGTGCTGTTCCAGGAGGCGCTGGCGGCGGGCCCCGGCTCCCCCGAGCGCGACATGTACGTCTTCGCCGAGGGCAAGGGCGAGGACGGCGAGCTGCCGCCGAACAACTGGACCTCGATCTTCCACGGCCCCGCCTGGACCCGGATCACCGAGGCGGACGGCACCCCCGGACAGTGGTACCTGCACATCTTCGACACCAGCCAGCCGGACTGGAACTGGGAGAACCCGCGGGTGCACGAGCTGTTCCGGGACGTGCTGCGGTTCTGGCTGGACCGCGGCGCCGACGGCTTCCGCGTGGATGTCGCCCACGGCATGGTCAAGCCCGAGGGCCTGCCCGACGCCACGGTGAACGCCGAGGGACTGATCGACATCCCCGAGGGCGAGGTGCCGGTCTACTTCGACAACGACGGGGTGCTGGACATCTACCGCGAATGGCGGCCCATCCTGGACTCCTACGAGGGCGATCGCATGCTGGTCCTGGAGGCATGGATCCCCGAGCAGCGGCTGCCCCTGTACATCGGCGACGACAAGGCGCACCAGTCGTTCAACTTCGGATTCCTGCAGGCGCGCTGGGGCGTGCAGACGATGCGCGCGGCGATCGAGAAGCCGCTCGCCCTGGCCGACGCCGTGGGCTCCCCCACCACCTGGGTGCTCTCGAACCATGACGTGATCCGCCACGCCAGTCGCTACGGGTTCGCCCCCGACCACGCGTTCGGCGAGGGTCTGGCCCGCGACGAGGTGCCCGATGCGGAGCTGGGACTGCACCGGGCCCGCGCGGCCACCCTGCTGATGCTGTCCCTGCCCGGGGCGGCCTACCTCTACCAGGGCGAGGAGCTCGGCCTTCCCGAGGTCCGCGACATCCCCGACGAGCTGCGGGAGGATCCCGCCCACCTGCGTGCCGGAGTGCCCGGCCGCGACGGCTCCCGCGTGCCGCTGCCCTGGGTCCGGGACGCACCGGCCCTCGGCTTCTCCTCCACCGGTCGGAGCTGGCTGCCGCAGCCGGAGGTCTTCGGGGAGCTGGCCGTCGACGCGCAGGAGGGCGTGGCCGGTTCGACGCTCGAGATGTACCGCACCGCGCTGCACCTGCGTCGCGAGCTCGGCCTGGGCCGCCCCGACGGCGGCGTCACCTTCCTCCGGGACCTGCCGGGCGGCGTGCTCGGGGTCTCCCGCGGGGAGGTCACCGTCCTGGTCAACACCACCGACGCCGCCGTGGTCCTGCCGCCGGGGCCGCTCGCCGCGGCCGAGGTGCTGGTGGCCTCCGCCCCCCTCGAGCCGGGCACCCTGCCCGCCGACACGGCGGTCTGGCTGCGCACCGAGTGA
- a CDS encoding sugar ABC transporter substrate-binding protein, translating to MQIRRKSFLALSGLAAGTTLLAACGGSDTDGGTGDGTGGGASDGGGAAGGSSAGQLVIWADEEKAPALEPSAKAWGEENGIEVVVEVVPGDELQGNFVTANQAGNGPDVTMGAHDWIGNLVQNGAISPVQLPSNVADTIATVGVEAVTYDGQTYGVPYAVETLALFANNELTDVAEPGSIEELISAAEAGGAENILSLPIGESGDPYHMQPIYTSAGGYLFGKDAEGNLDPSDLGVGKEGSLVAADKISELGEKGVLKNSITGDNSISLFAEGKAAYLISGPWALADVRDSGIDFTVSPVPGFEGMEPAAPFAGVNSFYVASNAANAGFAQQFMTDIASSPDVAKAMYEANPLPPVNLQLREEIASSDEHVMIFAEAAESAEPMPAIPAMSAIWEPLGIAQANIVGGADPHPTMESAGEEITAAIG from the coding sequence CCGCCTGCGGCGGCTCGGACACCGATGGCGGCACCGGCGATGGCACCGGTGGCGGTGCCTCCGACGGCGGCGGGGCCGCCGGCGGTTCCTCGGCCGGCCAGCTGGTCATCTGGGCCGACGAGGAGAAGGCTCCCGCGCTGGAGCCCTCCGCGAAGGCCTGGGGCGAGGAGAACGGCATCGAGGTCGTCGTCGAGGTCGTCCCCGGGGACGAGCTGCAGGGGAACTTCGTCACCGCCAACCAGGCCGGCAACGGCCCGGACGTCACCATGGGTGCCCACGACTGGATCGGCAACCTCGTGCAGAACGGCGCGATCTCGCCGGTGCAGCTTCCCTCGAACGTGGCGGACACCATCGCGACGGTCGGCGTCGAGGCCGTCACCTACGACGGGCAGACCTACGGCGTGCCCTACGCGGTGGAGACCCTCGCGCTGTTCGCCAACAACGAGCTGACGGACGTCGCGGAGCCCGGTTCGATCGAGGAGCTCATCTCCGCCGCCGAGGCCGGCGGCGCCGAGAACATCCTCTCGCTCCCGATCGGCGAGTCCGGCGACCCGTACCACATGCAGCCGATCTACACCTCGGCCGGCGGCTACCTGTTCGGCAAGGACGCCGAGGGCAACCTCGACCCCTCCGATCTGGGCGTGGGCAAGGAGGGCTCCCTCGTCGCGGCGGACAAGATCTCCGAGCTCGGCGAGAAGGGCGTGCTGAAGAACTCCATCACCGGCGACAACTCGATCTCCCTGTTCGCGGAGGGCAAGGCGGCGTATCTGATCTCCGGCCCGTGGGCCCTGGCCGACGTGCGCGATTCGGGCATCGACTTCACCGTCTCCCCTGTCCCCGGCTTCGAGGGCATGGAGCCGGCGGCGCCGTTCGCGGGTGTGAACTCGTTCTACGTGGCCTCGAATGCGGCCAACGCCGGCTTCGCCCAGCAGTTCATGACCGACATCGCGAGCTCGCCCGACGTCGCCAAGGCCATGTACGAGGCCAATCCCCTGCCCCCGGTGAACCTCCAGCTGCGTGAGGAGATCGCGAGCTCGGACGAGCACGTGATGATCTTCGCCGAGGCCGCCGAGTCCGCGGAGCCGATGCCCGCCATCCCGGCGATGTCCGCGATCTGGGAACCGCTGGGCATCGCCCAGGCGAACATCGTCGGCGGCGCGGACCCGCACCCGACCATGGAGTCCGCGGGCGAGGAGATCACCGCCGCGATCGGCTGA
- a CDS encoding sugar ABC transporter permease: MSSTTAPQRGAKHRMPFSRWFAELGWRHVVGAAAIAFAIFPIMFVISASLNESGSIAAAGLLPTEGVTLEHYVAMLSGERANFLRWYLNTIIVCGVVATGQVFLSLLAAYAFSRLRFRGRRGGMLAVLLIMMFPAILSMIAVYTMIAGLGEAVPMLGLNTLAGYIAVLMGGAFGQVWLLKGFFDTIPKSLDEAAIIDGATHWQTFRKILVPSMTPILATTLLLALVLSLSEFLIGSIFLTDDSKKTLAVGMYGMFSSDRSNNLGVFAAGSVMVMIPVIILYQFLQRYIVGGSTAGAVKG, from the coding sequence ATGAGCTCCACCACAGCTCCGCAGCGCGGTGCGAAGCATCGCATGCCCTTCAGCCGCTGGTTCGCCGAACTCGGCTGGCGGCACGTCGTCGGCGCGGCGGCGATCGCCTTCGCCATCTTCCCGATCATGTTCGTGATCTCGGCGTCGCTGAACGAGAGCGGTTCGATCGCCGCCGCCGGCCTGCTCCCCACGGAAGGGGTCACCCTCGAGCACTATGTCGCGATGCTCAGCGGCGAGCGCGCGAACTTCCTGCGCTGGTACCTCAACACGATCATCGTGTGCGGCGTCGTCGCCACCGGCCAGGTCTTCCTCTCGCTGCTGGCCGCCTATGCCTTCAGCCGTCTGCGCTTCCGCGGTCGACGCGGCGGCATGCTCGCGGTGCTGCTGATCATGATGTTCCCCGCGATCCTGTCGATGATCGCGGTGTACACGATGATCGCGGGCCTGGGCGAGGCGGTGCCGATGCTGGGCCTGAACACCCTGGCCGGCTACATCGCGGTGCTGATGGGCGGCGCCTTCGGCCAGGTGTGGCTGCTCAAGGGCTTCTTCGACACGATCCCGAAGTCGCTGGACGAGGCGGCGATCATCGACGGGGCGACCCACTGGCAGACCTTCCGCAAGATCCTGGTGCCGTCCATGACCCCGATCCTGGCCACCACGCTGCTGCTGGCCCTGGTGCTCTCGTTGAGCGAGTTCCTGATCGGCTCGATCTTCCTCACCGACGATTCGAAGAAGACCCTCGCGGTGGGCATGTACGGGATGTTCTCCTCGGACCGCTCGAACAACCTGGGCGTCTTCGCCGCCGGCTCCGTGATGGTCATGATCCCGGTGATCATCCTCTACCAGTTCCTGCAGCGGTACATCGTCGGCGGCTCGACCGCCGGTGCTGTGAAGGGCTGA